TACCTCAACCAGAGACTGCTGATACTCTTCCCGCTGGGCACTGCCTTCCTTCTGCTTCTGGGATGGGTACTCTATCCCAAAAGAGAACTGCTCTTTGGAGGCGGAAGATGAGTATACTCTACCCCGGTTTTCTCTGGCTGATGATCCCCATCGGTATTCTTTTTTGGTATCGGGAAAAGAAACTGATGGAGACCGTACACCTCATCATCCTTGTTCTGATCGTTCTGGCACTCAGCCGGCCGGTGTTCATGCAGGGAGTGGAGGAGAGTCCCATAGAGGCACAGGAGTATATCATCGCGTTGGATGTCTCCTACTCGATGCGGGCAAAAGACATCAGCCCTGACCGCTACACCTTTGCCAAAGAGACCATTGCAGCACTGCTGAAACAGAATCCGGCGGACAACATCATGCTGATCGCCTTTACGACCAACCCGCTGCTGCTCTCCCCGCCTACGACGGACCATGTGCTCATTGAAACAGCGCTCAAGAGTCTGAACCCGGAATACATTTTGACCAAAGGGACCTCGCTGCAGAAACTTTTCGAGAAGGTCGCATCGATGAAGAGCAGGGAGAAGCACCTCATTCTGATCTCTGACGGAGGGGAGGAGAAGGACCTTTCCAGGCTTGAAGAGACCGTTAAAAAGGGGAATATCCACCTGCATATACTGGCCCTGGGGAGCACGGAAGGTACGACGGTGGAGACCTCTGACGGTTCACTGCTCAAGGACAAAGAGGGGCAGCTCATCATTTCACGTACCAATCCACTGCTCGAAGCGCTGGCTTCCGCGACCGGGGGCTCCTATATGACGGCAGCCTCCACACCCGAGGCTACTGCCGGAGCACTGTATGATGCTCTTCAGGCGCAAAACAGTCTTAGACAGCAGGTCACCAAAAAGCAGCACCGATATACGGAACTCTACGGGATCCCCCTCTTCTTCGCTGCACTGCTTTTTATGATGCTGCATATCCGTGCCGTGCGT
This genomic stretch from Sulfurovum riftiae harbors:
- a CDS encoding VWA domain-containing protein, whose translation is MSILYPGFLWLMIPIGILFWYREKKLMETVHLIILVLIVLALSRPVFMQGVEESPIEAQEYIIALDVSYSMRAKDISPDRYTFAKETIAALLKQNPADNIMLIAFTTNPLLLSPPTTDHVLIETALKSLNPEYILTKGTSLQKLFEKVASMKSREKHLILISDGGEEKDLSRLEETVKKGNIHLHILALGSTEGTTVETSDGSLLKDKEGQLIISRTNPLLEALASATGGSYMTAASTPEATAGALYDALQAQNSLRQQVTKKQHRYTELYGIPLFFAALLFMMLHIRAVRYLLVALAFLGITAEASMLDGYRVHQAYKAYDTDDLNSSESWLKQVDVPSLQSRFALGSVYYKKGEYAKALKLFASIRSTDAAVKQKLYYNIANCYAREEAYEKAKIYYTKALQLGEDEDARANLALVALLADKRSTELGIAHPKSQSSGTSKSQEQKESKEESRSEDQPSSGSGSGGENSKSKKEQEKKKLLLDPDAEQQPLSSKVYELINKGYINEQKPW